In the genome of Curtobacterium sp. MCLR17_036, the window GGCCCTCTGGCCGGACGACGCGCTCGAGCAGGTACGACTGGTGATCTTCGGTGGTGAGGCGTGCCCGCCGGAGCTGGCGGCGCGCATCGCCTCGCGCGATCGGGAGCTCTGGAACACGTACGGTCCGACCGAGGCCACCGTCGTCGCGTGCGGCGCGCTGATGGACGGCGGGTCACCGGTGCGGATCGGGTTGCCGCTGGACGGGTGGGACCTGGCCGTCGTCGACGCGTCGGGTGTCCGTGTTGCGCCCGGTGGTGTCGGGGAGCTGGTGATCGGTGGTGTCGGGCTGGGGCGGTACCTGGACCCGGCGAAGGACGCCGAGAAGTACGCGCCGTTCCCCGAGCTCGGGTGGGAGCGGGCGTACCGGAGCGGGGACCTGGTGCGGTACGAGCCCGAGGGGCTGGTGTTCCAGGGGCGTGCGGACGACCAGGTGAAGCTCGGTGGTCGGCGGATCGAGCTCGGCGAGGTCGACGCGGCGCTGCAGGCCCTGGACGACGTCGCCGGCGGTGCCGCGGTGGTGCAGCGGACACCCGCGGGCAACCAGGTGCTGGTCGGGTACGTCGCCCCGGTGTCCGGCGCGACGGTGGACGTGGCCGCGGCCAACGTCCGGCTGCGGCAGGAGCTGCCCGCGGCCCTGGTTCCGCTGGTCGCGGTGGTCGACTCCCTGCCGACGCGGACGTCGGGCAAGGTCGACCGCGCGGCGCTGCCGTGGCCGTTGCCCGGGGCATCGGACGCGGCGGTGCTGCCGGACACGGTGGCGTGGATCGCCGAGCGGTGGTCGGCGATCCTCGGGGTGCCGGTGGTGAGCGTCGACGACGACTTCTTCGCGCACGGCGGCGGGTCGTTGACGGCGGCGCAGCTCGTGTCGGCCGTCCGGGAGCGGTTCCCGACGACGACGGTCGCGGACGTGTACGACCACCCGCGGATCGGGGCGTTGGCGGCGGCGCTCGACGAGTCCGGGCCGGTGTCGGCCTCGGCGCGCGACGTGGCTCCGGTCCCCCCGGCGACGGGCCTGCTCATGACGTTGCTCGGACTGCCGGTGCAGGTGCTCCGGGGGCTGCGGGTGCTGACCTGGACGGCGCTGGTGGCGGCGGTGCTGCACGCGACGACGCTGCCGTTCCTGCCGGTGCTGCCCTGGCCGGTGCTCGTGCTGGCGCTCCTGGTGTTCGTGACGCCGATCGGCAAGATGGCGGTGACCGTGGTGCTGGCGCGGCTGCTGCTCGCCGGGGTCCGGCCGGGGTCGTACCCCCGTGGCGGTCCGGTGCACCTGCGGGTGTGGCTGGCCGAGCGCATCGCCGAGGCGGTCGACGGCCCCTCGACGGCGGGCGCCCCGTGGATCAGCTACTACGCCCGGGCGCTCGGGGCGCGGATCGGCCGGGACGTCGACCTGCACACGCTGCCACCCGTGACCGGGATGCTCACGATCGGCAGGCGTGCGTCGATCGAGCCCGAGGTCGACCTGGCCGGGCACTGGCTCGACGGCGACGTGTTCCACCTGGGGCACGTGCGCGTCGACGAGGACGCCGTGGTGCGCAGCCGGACGACGCTGCTGCCGGGGGCGCACGTCGGTGCGGGTGCCGAGGTCACCGCCGGTTCCGCGGTCGGCGGGCCGGTCCCGGCAGGCGAACGCTGGGCAGGGGCGCCGGCGGAGCGCGTCGGGTCGGCCCGTGACGACCGGGAGGCCCGCCCCGCCGCCCGCAGGCGCTGGCTGCTCGCGTACGGGGCCGGGTCCCTGGCCGTGGCCGGGTTGCCGGTGGTCGGCGTCGCGGTCGGACTGCTCGTCGCGGTCGCCCTGGTCGGGCGGGCGTCGACCCTGGGCGACGCGCTGCTCCGAGCGCTCGTGACGGTCCCCCTGGCGACGGTCGTCGCCGGTGCGGTGTACGCGCTGCTGGTGGTGGTCGCGGTGCGGCTGCTCGGCCTCGGCCTGCACGAGGGGCGGCACCCGGTGCGTTCCCGGATCGGCTGGCAGGTGTGGTCGACCGAGCGGGTGCTCGACGCGGCGCGCACCCTGCTGTTCCCGCTGTACGCCTCGCTCGTGACGCCGGTGTGGCTGCGGCTGCTCGGCGCTCGGGTCGGTCGGGACACCGAGATCTCGACGGTGCTGCTCATCCCCGCGCTGACGCAGATCGCGTCGGGGGCGTTCCTGGCCGACGACACGATGGTGGCGACGTACGAGCTCGGCGGCGGTCGGGTGCGGATCGGTCGGTCGAAGGTCGGCCGTCGGGCGTTCCTCGGCAACAGCGGGATGACGGGCGCCGGACGTTCGGTGCCGCGCGAGGCCCTGGTGGCGGTGCTGTCCGCGGTGCCGAAGAAGGCCAAGCGCGGGTCGTCGTGGCTCGGGACCCCGCCGGTGCGGCTGCGGCGTGCGGCGACGGCGTTCGACGAGGCACGGACCTTCCGCCCGTCCAGGCGGCTGAAGGTCGCCCGCGGCTGCTGGGAGCTGCTGCGCCTGGTCGCTCCGATGGTCTCCGCCGCCGTCGCGCTCGGCGTGGCCGGAGCACTGCTGGCGCTGTGGTCGGCCGTCGGGATCGGGTGGACGGTGCTGCTCGCCGGGCCGGTGCTCATCGCCGCCGGAGCCGTCGCCGCCGTGGTGTCGACGATCGCGAAGTGGGCGTTCGTCGGCCGGATCACCGCCCGGGAGCACCCGCTGTGGTCGTCGTTCGTCTGGCGCAACGAGGTGCAGGACACCTTCGTCGAGACCGTCGCCCGGCCGTGGTTCGCCGAGCAGGCCACGGGCACCCCCGCGCTGGCCGTCTGGCTGCGGAGCCTCGGTGCGACGATCGGCCGCGGCACCTGGCTCGAGACGTACTGGCTGCCGGAGGCCGACCTCGTGTCGATCGGTGCCGGCGCCTCGGTGGCGCGGGGCACCGTGGTGCAGACGCACCTGTTCCACGACCGGGTGATGCAGCTCGACGCCGTCCGGCTCGACGCGGGCGCGACGCTCGGGCCGCACAGCGTCGTCCTGCCCGCGGCGGGCATCGGCACCGGGGCGACCGTCGGGCCCGCCTCGCTCGTCATGCGGGGCGAGCAGGTGCCGGGCGGGTCCCGCTGGTCCGGCAACCCGATCGCGCCCTGGGCAGCGGACCGTCCGGCGTGATGTTGACTGGCACCGTGCCGACCTCCGCGACCACCGACCCGTACACCCCGCACAACGGCGACCGTCGGTGGAGCGCCCAGCACTACGAGCTCCGGCTCGACTACCGCGTCGCGACGAACCGGCTCGACGCCACGGCGACCATCACGGCGCGGGCGGTCGAACCACTCGACCGGGTCGTCCTCGACCTGCACGGGCTGCACGTCGAGCGCGTCGACGTCGACGGGCACCGCGCGAAGAAGGTCGCCACGGCGACGCACAAGACCACGGTGACCCCGCACACGCCGATCCCGGCGGGTGCCGCGTTCACCGTGCACGTGCGGTACCGGGGCACCCCGCGACCGGTGCGGAGCGCCTGGGGGCACCTCGGGTGGGAGGAGCTGACCGACGGCGTCATCGTCGCCGCACAGCCGACCGGCGCCCCGACGTGGTTCCCCTGCAACGACCGGCCGGACGACAAGGCCACGTACCGCTTCGAGATCGCCACCGAGGACGCCTACGACGTCGTGGCGAACGGCGACCTGCTCGCGAAGGAGCGGGACCGCGCCGGGACCCGCTGGACCTTCGCGACGGTCGAACCGATGGCGACGTACCTGGCGACCGTGCAGATCGGTCGGTACCGCACGACCCGGCTCCGCGGCGGCGACGTCCCGGTGACCCTGCACCACCCGGCCGACCTGGCGGCCGCGGCGCGGACCGACTTCGGCCAGGTGCCGGAGATGCTCGCGCTGTTCGGCGACCGCTTCGGCCCGTACCCGTTCGCGGCGTACGGGGTCGTCGTCACCGACGACGAGCTCGAGATCCCGCTCGAGGCCCACGGACTCGCCGTGTTCGGCCGGAACCACGTCGACGGCGAGCACGGCACCGACCGGCTCATCGCGCACGAGCTCGCGCACCAGTGGTTCGGGAACTCGGTGACCCTCGCCCGGTGGCGGGACATCTGGCTGCACGAGGGGTTCGCCTGCTACGCCGAGTGGCTGTGGTCCGAGGAGCGCGGCGGCGACACCGCGGACGCCCTCGCCGAGCAGTACCGGCAGAGACTCCTCGACCAGCCGGAGGACCTGGTGGTCGGCGACCCGGGCGCGGCGGACATGTTCGACGACCGCGTCTACAAGCGCGGCGCCCTCGCCCTGCACGCCGTCCGCCGCACGTTCGGCGACGACGCCTTCTTCGCCGGCCTGCGGCGCATCACGGAGCGGCACCGGCACGGCTCGGTGACGGTGCCGGACGTCCTCGACGCGTTCGCGCACGCGGCCGATACCACGTCCGACGCCGTGCACGCGGTCACCGCCCCGTGGATCGACGGGACGGCGGTGCCCGGCGCGGTCGGACCGCGCTAGCCCGCCAGTTCCCCGACGTCGGCCGGGGTGCTGCTGACCTCGGCCCACACGGCGTCGAGCGAGACGCCGACGACCCCGGCGACGGACGCGATGGTCGAGAACGCCGGCGTCGCGATGCGGCCGGTCTCGATCTTCCGGAGCGTCTCGGGCGAGATGCCCGCCCGCAGCGCGGTGTCGACGATCGACCGCGGGCCACGGGCCGCACGGAGCAGCGCGCCGAGTCGGCGGCCGCGGGCGAGCTCGTCAGGGGTGAGGGGCAGTCGGACCATGGCGTCATGGTAATACCGGTATGATCATCCGGATGATCGAGATCCTCACCCCGGCCGAGATCGACCGGGCCCGCGCCACCGGCGCCCTGGTCGGCACGATCCTGCAGACCCTCCGCGAGCGCACCCGGGTCGGCACGAACCTGCTCGACGTCGACCGGTGGGCGAAGGCCATGATCGAGGACGCCGGGGCCGACTCCTGCTACGTCGACTACGCCCCCTCGTTCGGACGCGGCCCCTTCGGGCACCACATCTGCACCGCCGTCAACGACGCCGTCCTGCACGGGCTCCCCCACGACCGCGCCCTGGCCGACGGGGACCTGCTCACACTGGACCTCGCGGTCTCCCTCGACGGCATCGCGGCCGATGCCGCCGTCAGCTTCGTCGTCGGCACCCCGCGCGACGAGGACCTCGCACTCATCGACGCGACCGAGCGCGCCCTGGCGGCCGGCATCGCCGCGGCCGGACCCGGCGCGCGCACCGGCGACCTGTCGCACGCCATCGGCACCATCCTCGAGTCCGCCGGCTTCCCGGTGAACGTCGAGTTCGGCGGCCACGGCATCGGCTCGACCATGCACCAGGACCCGCACGTGTCGAACACCGGTCGCCCCGGCCGCGGCTACACCCTGCGGCCGGGTCTGCTGCTCGCCCTCGAACCCTGGGTGATGGCGGACACCGACCGGCTCGTCACCGACGCCGACGGCTGGACCCTGCGGAGCGCCACCGGCACCCGGACGGCCCACACGGAACACACCATCGCGATCACGGAGGACGGCGCCGAGGTGCTCACGCTGCCACGGTGACGCTGATCCCGCCCGCCGCCACCGCGAGCACCGTGTCGGCGGCGGGGAACAGCACCGTCACCGGGTGCGCGGTCCCCTCCTGGACGGCGGTGGCACGGCGGAGGTCGACCTCGACGTTCCGCGGGTCGACGCGCAGACCCCGGCCGTCGCGCTTCAGCACGGCCTCCTTGACGGCCCACAGCGCGGCGAGCTCCGTCGCGTCACCACGCGCATCGGCCAGCTCGCGCACCGTGAAGGCGTCGAGCGGCGCGGCGGCCACCCGCGACACGCGCTCCACGTCGACACCGAGCGGTCCGGGGCCGACGGCGATCGCGACCACACCGGTCGTGCGCGACAGGCTCACCCCGACGTCGGCGCCGTGCACCGTCGCCACGGGCCGTCCGTGGTCAGTCCCCGCGCAGTGCGGACAGACGCGCCCCACGCGCACGGCGGCCACGTCGACGGCCGCAGCGGACGCGACGGCGGCGACGAGGGCCTCCCGGTCGGCGTCGCGGTCCCGGCCCGGCGCTCGGAGCGTCACCGTGACGTCACGGAGGCGCGGCTCAGCCACCCGGGCAGCCTCCGACCGCTGAGCGGCCATCCGTGCGCTCAGGCGTGCGTCAGCGCGATGAGCGCGACGTTCATGGTGCTGTAGAGCCCTTCGGACCGCGTCGCCTGGCGGACGCGTCCGCGCAGGACCTCGTAGCGGCCGTCGTGCTCGCGCACGAAGCCGATGACGCCGGTGGCCGGCGTCGACACGCGGTGGTAGCCGTCCTCGAGCGGGACGACCTCGGTACTCGTGGTGCGCTCCATTGCTGTTCCCCTTCCCGTTCGTCGTCGAACAGATCCCTCAGCATACCCCGGACCGGGGGACAAGACGCTCACGATCACGCTCGTCCACAGGGTTGCCCGGGAGTCTGTCCGCGCTCGGATCGGCCTGGATAGACTCCGGGCGAAAGCGCTGCGGTGGCGCGGTTCCGGGCGACGTCGACGGCGTCGACCGGTGACGGACGGAGGACGGATGCGAGCGGTCCCACACGGATCGACCACGAGCGGGACGAGCACACGGAGGGGGACAGCGCGCCTCCTCGGACGACTCACCGTGGCGCTGCTCGCGACCCTGGTCGTCCTGGCGCCCGCCGCGACCGCGCACGCCACCGAACCCGTCGAGATCGGCAGCGCCTACGTCCTCGACGAGGCCGACGCGCTCACCCCAGCGCAGCAGACCTCGGTGGAGCGCGCGGTGTCGGACCTGTACGCCGACACCAGCACGCAGCTCTACGTCGTCTTCGTCCCGACCTTCTCGAACCCCTCCGACCACACGGCGTGGGGCACGGCCGTGCTCGAGCGGAACCAGATCGAGTCCGACAGCATCCTGCTCGCCGTCGCCGTGCAGGACCGCGACTACGACGTCCAGCAGACGAACGAGACCGCGATCAGCAGCTCCGACGTACAGACCGCCGTGCAGGACGACCTGCTCCCCGCGCTGAAGCAGGACGACTGGGCCGGCGCCGCGACCGCCTTCGCGAGCGGCCTGACCGACTCCCAGGCACCCGCGGACCTGACCTGGCTGTGGATCCTGCTGCTCGTCGTCGTGGTCGGGCTCGTCGTCGTCGTGCTCGTCGTGCGGACGCGCAACAAGCGGCGCACCGCCGCCGCCACCCGTGCGCAGCAGGCCTCGCTGGCCGACCTCGAGCGGACTGCGGGCGGTGCACTCGTCACGATCGACGACGAGCTCCGCACCGCCGAGCAAGAGGTCGGGTTCGCGACCGCGCAGTTCGGCGCGGACGCCGCGAAGCCCTTCGCCGACGCCGTCGCAGCAGCGCAGCGGTCCGTCCGCACCGCCTTCACGTACCAGCAGCAACTCGACGACGAGGTCCCGGACAGCCCGCAGCAGCGTGCCGAGTGGGCGAACCAGATCATCGTGATCTGCGAACAGGCGCACGCCGCGATCGACGAGCAGACCGAGGCGTTCGACCGGCTCCGCGCCCTCGAGAACGGCGTCGAGGACGCCGCCGCCGCGCTGACCCGCGCGGTCGCCGCCGCGCCGGCATCGGTCGACACCGCAGCGGCCGCCCTCGACCGGCTCCGCTCGGACTACACCGGGCGGACGCTCGCGACCGTGGCGGACAACGTCGACCAGGCCCGGCAGGTCCTCGCCTACGCGTCCGAGCGGTCCGCCGCGGCGGACGAGGCACTCCGTACCGGCGCGAAGGGCGAGGCCGTGGTCGCGGTGCGCGACGCCCAGCACGCCCTGGCCCAGGTGGAGCAGCTGACGAACGGCGCCGTCGGCGCCGAGCGCACGTTCGCCGAGGCGACCGCACGCGCCGGCGCGATGCGCGCCGACATCGAGGGCGACATCGCGGCGGCGCGCGCCCTGTCCCCCGCCGGCCCGGACCTCGCCGCAGCCGTGACGACCGCCGAGACCGTGCTGCGGCAGGACCTCGACCCGCGCGACCCGCTCACCGCGGTCGACGCCCTGACCCGGGCGAACACCGAGATCGACCGCGCGATCGCCGCGGCCCGCGGCGCACAGGAGCAGCAGCAGCGCGCGGCGCGGGCGCTCGACGACGCCCTGCGGGACGCACGGAACCGCATCAGTCAGGCGCGGGAGTTCGTCTCCCTGCACCGCGGCGGTGTCGGGCCGGTCGCCAGGACCCGGCTCTCCGAGGCCGAGCGCGCGCTCGACGACGCCGTCCAGCTCGCCACCACCGACCCGGGGCAGGCCCTGCAGGCAGCCCGGGCGGCCGAGCAGTACGCCGCCGCGGCGATGGACGCCGCGAACGACGACCTGGGCGGCTGGGGCGGTGGCGGCTTCGGCGGTCGCGGCGGCGGCCCGCAGCTCGGCGGCCTCGTCACCGGCATCGTGCTCGGCGGGCTCCTCGGCGGCCGCGGCGGCAGCTACGGCGGCGGCTCCTTCGGGGGCGGCGGCTTCGGCGGCGGGGGCGGCTTCAGCGGCGGCGGGGGCTTCGGCGGCGGCGGCGGGGGCGGCGGCGGGGGCTTCTCCGGCGGCGGACGCTTCTGACGGGACCCCGTCCGACCCACCACGACCTCCCCACCACAGACCACAGACCACGACCTGCCCCATCACCAGTCACACCTCTCTCGAAAGGACCACGACATGGCCAAGCAGACGATCTTCGGACGCATTTCCACCCTCGTGCGGGCGAACATCAACCAGCTCATCGACGACGCCGAGGACCCGCAGAAGATGCTGGACCAGCTCGTGCGCGACTACACGAACAACATCGCCGACGCGAAGACCGCCATCGCGCAGACCATCGGCAACGTGCGCCTGCTCGAGCAGGACCACGAGGAGGACAAGCGCGCCGCGGTCGAGTGGGGGCAGAAGGCCGCCAACGCGTCCAGCGCCGCCGACCGCTACCGCGCCGAGGGCAAGACCGCCGAGGCGGACAAGTTCGACAACCTCGCCAAGATCGCGATCGGCAAGCAGATCGCCGCCGAGCAGGAGGTCTCCGACGCCGAGCCGAACCTCGCCTCGCAGAACGAGGCCGTCGAGAAGCTCAAGACCGGCCTCGCCGGGATGGAGCATAAGCTCGAGCAGCTCCGTGCCAAGCGCGACAACCTCGTCGCCCGCGCCAAGACGGCCGAGGCCCAGTCGAAGGTCAACGACGCACTCGGCAACATCGACGTGCTCGACCCGACGAGCGACCTCGGCCGCTTCGAGGAGAAGGTCCGCCGCGAGGAGGCCAAGGTCCTCGGCCAGCAGGAGCTGCAGTCGTCGAGCCTCGACGCCCAGTTCGAGAGCCTCGAGGACGTCGGCAAGGACGCCGAGGTCGAGGCACGCCTCGCCGCGCTGAAGTCCGGCGGCTCGCCGACCATCTGACGATCGCCCTGACGGCGCCGGACCCCACCTGACAGACTGAGACGATGCACTTCCTCGTGGTCGGTCAGTGGCAGGGTTCGGCGTCGTCCCGCGCGATGCGGCTGGGTGACGGGGCATCGGC includes:
- the map gene encoding type I methionyl aminopeptidase; the encoded protein is MIEILTPAEIDRARATGALVGTILQTLRERTRVGTNLLDVDRWAKAMIEDAGADSCYVDYAPSFGRGPFGHHICTAVNDAVLHGLPHDRALADGDLLTLDLAVSLDGIAADAAVSFVVGTPRDEDLALIDATERALAAGIAAAGPGARTGDLSHAIGTILESAGFPVNVEFGGHGIGSTMHQDPHVSNTGRPGRGYTLRPGLLLALEPWVMADTDRLVTDADGWTLRSATGTRTAHTEHTIAITEDGAEVLTLPR
- a CDS encoding PspA/IM30 family protein, which codes for MAKQTIFGRISTLVRANINQLIDDAEDPQKMLDQLVRDYTNNIADAKTAIAQTIGNVRLLEQDHEEDKRAAVEWGQKAANASSAADRYRAEGKTAEADKFDNLAKIAIGKQIAAEQEVSDAEPNLASQNEAVEKLKTGLAGMEHKLEQLRAKRDNLVARAKTAEAQSKVNDALGNIDVLDPTSDLGRFEEKVRREEAKVLGQQELQSSSLDAQFESLEDVGKDAEVEARLAALKSGGSPTI
- a CDS encoding Pls/PosA family non-ribosomal peptide synthetase, encoding MTPDAPAGTVQQELARAAHAPAPRTLLDVLAATAAAHPDATALEDPDGTLDYAALLRTVHERADDLARRGVRRGDRVGVRIPSGGRDLYLSILAVLAAGAAYVPVDADDPEERATLVFGEAGVVGVIGAGGVLRDRDGAELPVTDPAASAELPRETDDAWIIFTSGSTGVPKGVAVTHRSAAAFVDAEARMFLQAAPIGPGDRVLAGLSVAFDASCEEMWLAWGHGAALVPAPRSLVRTGVDLGPWLIAHAITVVSTVPTLAALWPDDALEQVRLVIFGGEACPPELAARIASRDRELWNTYGPTEATVVACGALMDGGSPVRIGLPLDGWDLAVVDASGVRVAPGGVGELVIGGVGLGRYLDPAKDAEKYAPFPELGWERAYRSGDLVRYEPEGLVFQGRADDQVKLGGRRIELGEVDAALQALDDVAGGAAVVQRTPAGNQVLVGYVAPVSGATVDVAAANVRLRQELPAALVPLVAVVDSLPTRTSGKVDRAALPWPLPGASDAAVLPDTVAWIAERWSAILGVPVVSVDDDFFAHGGGSLTAAQLVSAVRERFPTTTVADVYDHPRIGALAAALDESGPVSASARDVAPVPPATGLLMTLLGLPVQVLRGLRVLTWTALVAAVLHATTLPFLPVLPWPVLVLALLVFVTPIGKMAVTVVLARLLLAGVRPGSYPRGGPVHLRVWLAERIAEAVDGPSTAGAPWISYYARALGARIGRDVDLHTLPPVTGMLTIGRRASIEPEVDLAGHWLDGDVFHLGHVRVDEDAVVRSRTTLLPGAHVGAGAEVTAGSAVGGPVPAGERWAGAPAERVGSARDDREARPAARRRWLLAYGAGSLAVAGLPVVGVAVGLLVAVALVGRASTLGDALLRALVTVPLATVVAGAVYALLVVVAVRLLGLGLHEGRHPVRSRIGWQVWSTERVLDAARTLLFPLYASLVTPVWLRLLGARVGRDTEISTVLLIPALTQIASGAFLADDTMVATYELGGGRVRIGRSKVGRRAFLGNSGMTGAGRSVPREALVAVLSAVPKKAKRGSSWLGTPPVRLRRAATAFDEARTFRPSRRLKVARGCWELLRLVAPMVSAAVALGVAGALLALWSAVGIGWTVLLAGPVLIAAGAVAAVVSTIAKWAFVGRITAREHPLWSSFVWRNEVQDTFVETVARPWFAEQATGTPALAVWLRSLGATIGRGTWLETYWLPEADLVSIGAGASVARGTVVQTHLFHDRVMQLDAVRLDAGATLGPHSVVLPAAGIGTGATVGPASLVMRGEQVPGGSRWSGNPIAPWAADRPA
- a CDS encoding M1 family metallopeptidase, whose amino-acid sequence is MPTSATTDPYTPHNGDRRWSAQHYELRLDYRVATNRLDATATITARAVEPLDRVVLDLHGLHVERVDVDGHRAKKVATATHKTTVTPHTPIPAGAAFTVHVRYRGTPRPVRSAWGHLGWEELTDGVIVAAQPTGAPTWFPCNDRPDDKATYRFEIATEDAYDVVANGDLLAKERDRAGTRWTFATVEPMATYLATVQIGRYRTTRLRGGDVPVTLHHPADLAAAARTDFGQVPEMLALFGDRFGPYPFAAYGVVVTDDELEIPLEAHGLAVFGRNHVDGEHGTDRLIAHELAHQWFGNSVTLARWRDIWLHEGFACYAEWLWSEERGGDTADALAEQYRQRLLDQPEDLVVGDPGAADMFDDRVYKRGALALHAVRRTFGDDAFFAGLRRITERHRHGSVTVPDVLDAFAHAADTTSDAVHAVTAPWIDGTAVPGAVGPR
- a CDS encoding helix-turn-helix domain-containing protein — translated: MVRLPLTPDELARGRRLGALLRAARGPRSIVDTALRAGISPETLRKIETGRIATPAFSTIASVAGVVGVSLDAVWAEVSSTPADVGELAG
- a CDS encoding 4'-phosphopantetheinyl transferase superfamily protein gives rise to the protein MAEPRLRDVTVTLRAPGRDRDADREALVAAVASAAAVDVAAVRVGRVCPHCAGTDHGRPVATVHGADVGVSLSRTTGVVAIAVGPGPLGVDVERVSRVAAAPLDAFTVRELADARGDATELAALWAVKEAVLKRDGRGLRVDPRNVEVDLRRATAVQEGTAHPVTVLFPAADTVLAVAAGGISVTVAA
- a CDS encoding TPM domain-containing protein produces the protein MALLATLVVLAPAATAHATEPVEIGSAYVLDEADALTPAQQTSVERAVSDLYADTSTQLYVVFVPTFSNPSDHTAWGTAVLERNQIESDSILLAVAVQDRDYDVQQTNETAISSSDVQTAVQDDLLPALKQDDWAGAATAFASGLTDSQAPADLTWLWILLLVVVVGLVVVVLVVRTRNKRRTAAATRAQQASLADLERTAGGALVTIDDELRTAEQEVGFATAQFGADAAKPFADAVAAAQRSVRTAFTYQQQLDDEVPDSPQQRAEWANQIIVICEQAHAAIDEQTEAFDRLRALENGVEDAAAALTRAVAAAPASVDTAAAALDRLRSDYTGRTLATVADNVDQARQVLAYASERSAAADEALRTGAKGEAVVAVRDAQHALAQVEQLTNGAVGAERTFAEATARAGAMRADIEGDIAAARALSPAGPDLAAAVTTAETVLRQDLDPRDPLTAVDALTRANTEIDRAIAAARGAQEQQQRAARALDDALRDARNRISQAREFVSLHRGGVGPVARTRLSEAERALDDAVQLATTDPGQALQAARAAEQYAAAAMDAANDDLGGWGGGGFGGRGGGPQLGGLVTGIVLGGLLGGRGGSYGGGSFGGGGFGGGGGFSGGGGFGGGGGGGGGGFSGGGRF